Genomic window (Mustela nigripes isolate SB6536 chromosome 18, MUSNIG.SB6536, whole genome shotgun sequence):
ACTAAGTATAAATGTTAAGTACCCATTCATAGGATTAACAATCCCTAACCACTGCTATGCCCGACACTGGCTTTCATATGTCAGTTACCTAAACTTAGCTGTTTGGAGCAAAGGCATATTAACTGTAAGAACTTCTTTTGTGATGATCTCAGTATTAGgtgttaatttcttaatttctctccacCTAAATAGATGAAGTAGTAAACTCCATAGCAgatgtgaaatttaaatttcctttttttttttttttttaagatttcatttatttgacagagatcacaagtaggcagagaggcaggcagagagagagaggaggaagcaagctccccgctgagcagagagcctgatacagggctcgatcccaggaccctgggaccatgacttgagctgaaggcagaggcttaacccactgagacacccaggtgcccccaaatttaaatttctttgtagAAACTCAACATCTGTAACCTGGTGGTAGCTTTGGGTTTCCTTCTGGAGAGGGACAAGGAGCTTTAGAAAAGCTCATAGTTTCATGCGATAGGTTCAGAGAGCCCTGTGGAAAACTTGACCTTTTAGGTCTCTAGCTAGCAATTCAGTTAAACTCTTGCTACTTACTTGTTTTAGGAAACCAATGGGGGAGAGATCATTGATGTTGGAAGCGATGCAGCGGGTTCCTATTCTTTTAACCGCTGGAAGGCTTTTGAAATCCAGAGAAACCAGGAACTAGAACATGGAGTTGGTTGCCATCACTTACCAGATGTACAGATCAGTCTGCTTCCTCGGCCTTCACCGCTCACATTTACTTCTCTCCTCTCAGCCTCACCCAATTCTTAAGCTTCACTCTCAAGACAGCGCATTTGGAAAGGCTGTGCGGACCTCGGGCTGGTTTGTGAGCACGGCTCCGCCCACCtgcctgtggggggggggggggggaggacgtGCTCCACAGCCCCGCGGGACCTGAGGGAGGGTGGTCCAGTTGTCTTGACTGTTTGTTTCAAGCCCTGCTCCCCACATGGGAACCCTGGAGAAGCAAGCCCTCTGGTCAGCATTGTGTCCCCCACGCCTCGTCTCGTGTTTTCCTTGATTTCGACAAAGGCCCTTGTTTTCCAGTGTTCGGTCCTCCGTAAGGGAGATTTGCTGGAGGGGCCATTGAACTGCGGGCAGTGAAGAGACAGGGGAATGTACGCGGGGGTCACGGGGAAGGTTGGATGAGAATTGCACACACGTTTGtggttttttcccctccctggcccctcacACAAGTTTGTATTTGAAGTTGTGATGTTGTCCCTTATTTTGTTCCCCTCACATTGAGAAAATCTCATCCATGACATGTTGGGACCAGAGGAGGCACCGGTTGTGTTGGCCTGGTCCTTGCAAGCCGATGGTAACCCAGTTCGCAAAGTTGGTCCCGTGACCCATTCCCCGCCAGCGTCCGTGCCCCTCCACACCCTGTGGGCCTGTGGCCTCGGGTCACAAATGACTGTACAAGACAAGTTGTGTATAAGGCAAAGAGGCACTTAGGGTACAGAAACAGATTTTAGAGGTAACTTATTAAATTTCTAACAGTTCCCAAACAAGTGTTAACACCAGTTCTGGGACTACAAATATACATAGAAACCATCATACCCTTACTTTCAATTTAGAGGTAAAACAGGAAAGTACATCAAGAAAAAGACATGCTTGAACATGTGAGTGATATGTCCAACAGGACGCCTCGAAGCTGTTGTGGGAAAGTTGCCATTTAGGGTGTGTGGGGGGCTGGTGATAACATAGGCCCTGGCCAAGCCATGAATGGAGTTGAAGCCGAGAAAGGATAACACCTAAGGAAGATCCCAGGGCTTTTAAAGACATGATTGACTGAGTTTGTGCCAGACCAGACTGTATTCATTCCCTCCTCAAGCTCTTAGCCTGACAAAGGGCAGAGGGCAAGattttcccagcctccctcaaAGACACCACCAGCTTCTTCCTGTCCTTAGCAGCCAGTTCTAGAGCCAAATGGAAGCAAAACACACTGGTGCCACGCCCACTGCGCCATCACGGTTCTCTCTTCTTTCCGTTCTCTGCTCAAGCATCACCTCCTTCCTGACCACCTTCCCTAAAATACCACCCTCTCCTCAAGCCCTTGTGGCTGGTCTGTTTCTCCTCATTTTCCTAGTGCGTGTCTCTCAGGCTTTGCTAGATTGTGTAAGTTCCCCAAAGGCAGAGCCTGGAGTGGTCTTCCAAGGTGCCCACAGATGTGCCGACGAAACGACAGGTGCCCCCGCACCTACTGGTTGGATGGTCTATGCATGGTCTAGAAGCATCTTGACAGCGCCTCCTACAGCATCTGCAAATGTTGAACAGCTTCTGTGCTGAGATCTTCACCCCTCCTCACAGAAGGCATGCTGCTAGGTCAGAGCCAGCCTGGCcaacaggcagagcaggagccTGGTGAACAGTGTCTGCTCTACGTTCACACATTCCTCGGTCCCTGCAGGCAGGCACAAGCTGAGTAATCTCGAGAAGACTTCGCCCATTAATTGGGGACACATACTTCGTATGTGATCAGGTTCATGAAGAACAGGTCGTGATGGCGCaaggggggtggcgggggtgggtaTGAGGTAAGGGGGCAGTGCTGTTCCCCAGCAGTGTCTTCCCTGTGGGGAGGTTGCCTGGCTCATGGGTTTTCAGTTTAGGCCAAGTTCACGCCCACAGCAGCAGCTCCGGAGGCTCCTGCCTGGTCCAGGGTCTTGAGTGTCAGAGCCATTGTCTCTGGGTGCTGCTGTGGCACAGAATGACCCGTGTGCCCACAACAGATCCCAGCCTGACTCAGGAGTGCCTTTCCATGCTGTCTTGACTTTTTTCACAGCAAAAAgcagtttgcatttttttttttaaaagggagtttCGGTTTCATTTCTGTTGCTAGGGCCAAAACAGAGCCCTCATTCCTGACAACAAATCCTCAATCAGCAGAGGGGGTGTGTCCTGGATATAAGCTGCAGAATAGCTGGGCGGGGAGGAAAAGTGAAAACTACAAAgccctagttttgtttttacgCAGGCCTCCCTGAGAAATATCTGGAATTATTATGCAGGCAAGATGAGTAGATTCGGCACTTGGTAGGAACTCTGTATCTTTGTTCTTAACCGCCTGGGTCCTGACTTCCCAGAGCCCTCATGCCTGCCTTTGGAGGTGTTCCCTGAGAAAGCAGCTTGCCTCTTCTCCCTCCGGCTCTGTCCCTGGAGCAGCGAGCTCTCAGAGGTCTGATTCTCTGCCGCCAGTTGGGGTTGCAATTTTGGGTGAAGCACCCTCGCAGGAAAGCCTCGCAACCCCAAGTGGGGGGACCGCAGGCATCCCAGGTGTGGCTTCCTCCTGGGAGCTGGTAGGAAAAGTCCCTTTCTGACCTCTGCTCCACCTACTCAATGAGAATTTGCATTTGAAAGAGATAGCCTGCACTTTAAGGTTTAGTCCCCAAAAGATGCAAAATATAAGTGTATCTGTACTATCCCTTCCACTGCTAATGAGTAGAATGTGCTGTTTCGTTCTGCTTTAGCTCGCTGTTATCAGTGCTTGCTGAACTGAACGTTCCTACAACTGAATGGGCTGCCaccggccttttttttttttaagattttttaaatttgtttattttgacagagagagagcacaagtaggcagagaggcagccgggggggggggagcaggctccccgcttagcagagagcctgatgtggggctctatcccaggaccctgggatcatgatccagagctgaagacagaggcttaaccaattgagccacccaggttccccccacCGGCTGGTTTTAAAGATGAAATTCAACTCAGTGAAAGGCGCCCTTAAAATCAACTACTTGAAATTAGAGTGGGTCCTGTCTGAGATTTAGTCCCTTTCGTGGAATGCAGagctgcctacctgtgattttaGGCACCACTGTTTACAAGAGGAAAGGATTTCTAGTCTCCCTTCATGTTGGAAACTGGTGCTTCTAGTTTTTTCAAACAATAGAAGTGTCTTTGCTCAGAAAACAGCACCAACTTGAAAATAAAGCGATCAGGGATTTAAGTGGGGCCCGTTGGCTCCTTTTAGTAATCTTATGCCAAGAGGGGCAAAGATCTGAATGCTAGATTTCAGAAACAGTGCCCAAGCAGCCAGGAAATCGTTAGTAATGATGAGCAAACTCCACAAGTTTGTATTGGAGACAAAAAAGCTTTTGTGTGTCTACTGAAATGCTTGTGTtcagcttttatttataaataagagatATATGCCCATGTTCTTTACCTACTGTGATTAAAACAGGTTCCATTCTGTATGTAATTTATGGTCCCCTATGTCCAGTGTGAGGTAGCCCAGGAATGGAGCAGTAAGTCCGTTCAATCCCACCTGGCTTCTAGGAGAGAAATTGCAGTGACCTCAACTTTCACaccaaaaataagtaataaagacAAATGCTATGTACACCTGAAGAAATGTAAATAAGAGTTAATCAAGTTATTCCATAAAAGCCACAAGAGCCCCTGGTGCTTGCATGGCTCCAAGTTTATTTTAAGAGCTTCAATCAAACATAGCCAGTATATTGGTCTCTTGAGAGTCTGCAGGAGAATAAGTTATACAacgggggaaaaaaattatattgatgtAAGGTTCACTGGCATTTCCGGATACTGTTTCAAGGTGTTAACATGGCTTGTGAGCCTCTCTTTGCTGATTTTGGCTTTTTGTCATGGTCCTGTGTCAACACGATGCAAAGGCGCCCTTTCCAGATTTCCTTCAGCTTCAAGTATGAAAATCCCGTCACTCCGTAAGAAGATCCTCATCCCTCTTGGGAGGAAAACtaaattttacagaaagaaaagcaaagccaagTTGACCTAATCGCTTGAGTCACAAGAAAGGAAGATCACCTTCCAAACCAGTTCCAGGAACCTGTCCAGGGTTTCGGACGCCGAGTCAGGTGTTTCCAGCCGCAAGGTACCGGGCAAGTTCAAGGCTGGACATGGTGGGGGCGAGTCCTTCGTCCCCGCAGCACCGGCCGAGAGCAggcctgggagaggaggggggcgCCGTCTACAGGTCGGAGTCGCAGGGCAGCGAGGCGTGGCAGAACCCGGTGCTGCCCCAGGAGTCGCGGGGGGAGCGGGCGTCCTCCCCGCGGAGCACGTCTATCTGGTTGATGTAGGCGCCGGGCTGCGGCCGCGGCATGGGGAAGCCGGCCTTGGGCTGGCGGGCGGCGCCGGGGTTGGCCGGCCGCGGCCGGTGCTGGCCGTCGCTGTAGTACTTGATGGCGGGCGGCAGCGCGGGCTCGGGCCAGTCGACGTGCACCGTGCTGATGCTGGGCCGGCGCGGGCCGCCCGCGGGCTCcttgcggcggcggcggcagcgctCCTCGCACCAGGGCGCGAAGCTGAGCGCCAGCGAGAAGCCgcccagcagcagcaggcagcTGCCCAGGTAGCCCAGCACCAGGCTGTAGCTGACGTGCAGCGTGACCGGGCTGGCGTCGGCGGGCAGGGCGCTGCGGTCCGCCAAGAAGTGGTTGTACCAGGAGACCGGGATGAGGCTGAGCAGGCCGGCGGCGAAGAGCACCGCGCCCGAGAGGCCGGCCAGCGCGAAGCGCGGCTCCTCCTGCCAGCAGCGCACGCCCAGCGAcgccagcagcagccccagggccGTGGTGGCCAGCGACGTGACCATGAGGGCCCGCGCCACGCGCACCGGCTCGGAGTTGAAGTAGCCCCACGGGTCCGGCTGGCCGCACTGGCGCTCGCGGCTGCTCTGCTCGCGGCACATGTCCCACAGGCCCTGGTACAGCTCCACGTCCACCGGCTGGTTGAGGAAGCCCTTCACCAGCCGCCAGCCGGGCGCCAGCGTGGCCGTCAGGTTGAGCAGCAGCCCGCAGGGCGCCAGCACCATGCCCAGCGTCATCACCGCCGGCGTCCGCATCCCGGCGGCCGCGCACCTGCCGCCTGCGCCCGAGTCGACCGAACCGTCCCCTCTCGGCCGCTCCCTCCGCGGGCCCTCCGCGCGTCCCCGCCGCTCCCGCCGCCCGCGAGGCCGCCGGCCCCAATCGAAACCGGTTCGCTGGCGCGTCTGGCCGAGACTGCGGCCCGAGGTGCGGGCGCCCGGGGGCGGCCGGCGGGGCTCAGCCCGCccgggtgggaggggaggggggtgcgaGCCGAAGGCGGAGGGGGCAGCTCGCGCGCGGCGGGCTCCGGGCCGCGTCCACACCCCGCCGCGCCGCCGGGCTCTCCGGGACCGAGCAAAGGTCGCCCCGCCCCTGCTCGTCGCGAGGCCCCGCGGCCCGGCCGGCcctgggcggggggaggagggagggggcggcgCCGCCCGCACGGCCGCACCTGGCTCGGGGGCCGCGCCACCGCCCTCCCGCGCCGCGGACCCGGGTTCGCCGCGGTCGCTGCGGCCCCCGCCCGTCCGCCCGGCGGGGCCCTCCTCTCCCCGCTCCGCTCCCGGCGGGTCCGACGTCCGCTCGCAGTTCTGGGCTGTTGACTTTCGGCCACCCGCGGCCGAGCGGGCGGCGCCGGGGATGCGTCGGGCAGGTGTGCGCCGAGGGTCCCCGTCCGGCGGCGCGTCCCGGGATGCGGCGCTTCGGTGGCCTAAGAAACCGTGTTCAGCGTGCTGAGTAAAAGCCCCACCCTGCAGTTTCAGTCCCGCTCAAAAGAATCAAAGGTAGTATTTTTCTGGGATGAAGGGTTTCAGAGgattctaattattattattattattcccatggAAAAGTTTgaagaggccaaaaaaaaaaaaaaaaaaaaaaggaggagtgTTACTGGGCGTCCTGTGCGGCACACTTTTCAGTTGTGTCTAACCATATAGGGTCCTGTGTCCGTTTCTCGTCCTTGAGCTGCTTTATACCTCTGTCAGTTGTTGAAAGCCTATAGTACTGCCGGTGACTTTTGTTCATAAAGATACagatgagggggcgcctgggtggcttagtgggttggacctctgacTCACGAGTCCCGCTGGGGTCTGATGTCCTGTTGCGGGATcaagcccaacctggggctctgCGCTCGGCGGGGTGTCCGCTtgggtctgtctgtctctctctctctctcctcctctgcccttaccccttacattctcctccctttctctctaaaagaaataaataaatcttaaaaagaaaaaaagaaatgcaaatgagctTGTGTCAGTAGAACGGAAATGATGATTGCCCAATGGATACTGACCAATTCGACATTGATTTGTAGATTTCTCAGCTGTATACCTGTAAATGTGCATTCTTCTTTGAACTGGTCCTAACATCATATTCCTTCCCTTGTTGCTAAcgagttaaataaaatctttggcatGTGTTCATTTTATACTTGTGTGAGAGtcatgattttacatttttctaaaaatcattcttaaagatatttttctcattttccatagTTCTTACAGTGGAGGTGTATTATCTTTATAAttggttaaaatgaaaaaatatttctaaaaccaaAGTTAAGTGttgatttgaaataattttaaacattctagAGTGAATAATAACCAGGTATAGGAATCAAAGGAATACCTTTgtcattaaaaacttttttcttaaattattgtaAAATACACATCACATGGAATTTACCATCTCAGCCACTTTTAAGTATACAGCCCAttggcattaagcacattcatGCTGTTGTGCTACCATCACCAATGTCCAGCTCTCAAAGTTTTGTATCTTCGTAAACTGAAACTCAACCCATTGACCAATAACTCCCCATTCTGCCACCACTCCTCATGCTTCCAGCCCCTGGCGACCACCatccccctttctgtctctgtgaatttgggtCCTTGAGATACTTcatctaagtgaaatcatatagtatttatgaggcttatttcacttagataaTATTACCAAGGTTCCTCTGTGTTCTACTATGTATCAGAATGTCCTtgctttgtttatccattcatcctttgatgcACCCTTTGATTGCTCCCCCTTTTGAGTTACTGTATGCGTAAGTAGATGACATGTCAGAGCCTGAGTCAAAAAGTCAtgctccttggggcacctggatggctcagtgggttaagcccctgcctgtggctcaggtcatggtctcaggtcttgggattgagccctgagtcgggggtctctgctcagtggggagcctgcttcttcctctctctgcctgcttgtgatctctctctctctgtgtcaaataaataaataaaatcttaaaaaaaaaaaaaaaaaaagtctcactcCCTCAGCAGAATCTACAAATTTCAGCCATCTTTGTCTTCAATCAGTACCAGTGACTTTGATAATGAACACAGTATgcggaggccaagaaaaacagagctgtacccacctcgagtctagccctgacataagtacagccatcttggcaaagcaaaagctggcaccttgcaccccctctccacccgctcccctcccctcggCAGTAcgtgtgacattcctcagccacCTCTAACTgccctaaaaggaaaacaaatagttaacttgcagagatcacaatcctgcaaagcaggagtctcccttggtttacaaatgacctaaagatctacaaacaaagaagctatctaacaatagcacaatttccagaggcaaataactcagttcctcaagccttaaataaagttaaatttcttctaaacccaaatctcactaacaaggaagCTTGATAACCAGAATGTGCCATTctaccaggaaactcccaattgtcttcatgCTAGTGCCTTACTAAAGGGAAAAACGGCCTTAACTTGATAGTAAACAGgacttcaatatcctgacagtcttctttaccctgatagcccttctgaacacccccttCATCCTCACCcagagtccacccctactctgcctttaaaaactctgactataggggcacctgggtggctcaggtcatgatcccagggtcctaggattgagccccgcatagggcttctgctcagcagggagcctgcttcctcctctttctctgcctgcctctcagcctacttgtaatctctgcctgtcaaataaataaataaaatctttaaaaaaataaaataaaaactctgactataatctggcttggggtccaagtccctactccgctgtgtcaggtatacttgggcccaggcttaagcttgtcaaataaaccctcatgtgattgcatcggtgcttggctccttggtggtctcttggtTGCAAAAACTCGGGCATAACAAGTACTGGTTACTAATGCTCTTTCATTCCTGTCTGAGATTTGTGAATTGGCTAGAAATAGGAGCAAGGCATTCTGGGCCTTCCAGGAACAGAGTGTTAGAATCCAGATACCCGATACCCACAAGAATACAGCCCCAGCCGTGATTTATAAATGACCCTGTGTGTAGCGGCAGCCTCAGAGAAGCCCATCTCTCTTGACCCCAGCCAGAGGGTTAGCTAATCCTGCTCTAGAATATTGCCTTCAGGGAACTTTCCTGACAGATGCTCTTGGAGCCCCTCAATGGACAGAGAGAACAGAGACTTCATCAAACTAATGAAACCGATCAAAAGACTGTTTTTGCCCCTGCTTGCTAATATGTTGTTGATGAATGTGTTCTGAAATTTGATCTAAGACACTCTAAGACTGCATATTGGAAGttacctttatatttttaatgaggtATAAATGACATACAATGCAGTGCACACATCACGTATTCTAagttttcatatatacataaCACCTGCGAAGTGATCACCACAGTCAGGATGGTAACCACACCCATCACCTACAGAAGTTTCTTTCTACCCTGGGTAATGCTCACTCTCTTCTCCCCCTGCCACCGTCCCCCCATCCccaggcaatcactgatctgctttctgtcagtatagattggtttgcattttctagaattttgtagGAGTGCAATCAATCACACAATATAAATCACCAAGAGACCATCAGCAGGCTTTCCCCGGGACCAGCAGCCCCCTCATTTGTCTGAACTCAAGATCACCTGGGACCAACACTTAGGGAAAACACAGATTCCCACTGAATGGGATTCCCCAGGGTAGTGAGATGGAATCTGTGGGTTTGCAAGCCCTCGGGGGATTCTTAGGTTTAGGGAAGTCTGGGACACAAAGCCAGCGTAGCCAAAAACAACTGAAACCCCCCTCAGCTCTAAGAGGACATTTTTGCTTTCGAACAGCGAACAGCGTTTCACAGATTATCTCTAATTTACTGTGGTTTAGAACCCAGGGAGACTTGGGGAAGACTTTACAGGATCTGAGTCCTCTCCCCACGTGGATTCCTGTGTGGAATGAAGGAAGCCCAGGCCGTGTGACCTGGACGGAGGACAGGAACCCTCTCTGTTCTGTCTCCTCAATCTGTCTCCTGCCTTTGCActgtctccttcttccctttcgcCTCTCCCTCAACCCAAGACATCCTCTCATCTTCCCCCTGGACTGGTTTCGAAGTGACTACCTACACCCAcactttctctgtccctttctcttagccacccaggccctcagAACTGACGTTGTAAAACTGCAACTGAATCTTGTGCTTACATTAACCTCtgccttaaaatttaaaaaaaaaaaaatatttatttatttatttatttatttatttatttattttagaaagagagcacgtgcagggggcagggtggagagagaggagacgggctccacgcccagtgtgcatcctgacttgggactccatctcaagaccctgagatcatgacctgagctgaaatcaagagtcagacactgaaccaagccacccaggcgctcttagACTCCTCTCTTTTCGGGCTGCCTACAGCCCAGCCCCAGCGACCcactcctgcccacctcccctccaccgCCTCTTTTTCACACCATTACCCccaaaactggattttttttttctcatttttttcccctcctttcatCCCTAGATCTTTGATATGCTGTTTCTTTTTCCGGAATCCTGCCTTCCTTTTCTGGACCCCAAGGCACCCTTCAGATCTTTGCTTTAAATACTCTTTACTCTGGGAGGCTTCTCGGTCTCAGGGACTGAGCTCCTGTTTCCCCCTGGGTCCTGCCGCGCACTCTCTTCCACTGCAGCACCGGCCGCCGCAGTTCCTCATTACTTGAACCACCTGGTTTGTCCGGCGAGGTTGTAAAGCCTTCGAGGGCAGGGGTGATGTTTGTCTTGTTCTGCTCTGGCCCGAAATCCATCTTAGGGCCTGACCACAGTAGCCACTTAGCAACCCGACTGTCTCCTCTGCCCCGCATTCTTGCACACGGAACCCACAGGCTTGTCTCCCAGATGACCGCCTGGCCAAACCAGGTGGTTACCGCATCTCCGTGAACGGGTTTGTTTGGTGGTTATAGGAGCGCTTGCTTTTCTCATCATGGAAACCAGTGAAATACAGGCCAGCTCCGGGTGTTTCTGACAGAGCAGGgtagccctggggaggggggatgtCACTTTCTCAGtggtaagagaaagagaagattgcACTCTGTAGCATCTGACCGCAGACCTGCATCACCCTGTCCCTGTTCCACGGACTTCCAAGTTCATTGTAAGGTTCAGTGAGAAACAGCACAAATCCCAGTGCAGCAGGAAGGAATTGTTGCTGAGATTGTACCTGTCCGTGAAagctgatcccagggccctagacTAGCTTTCTTTTCTGAAGATAGGCCCTATGGTAAGACCAGAATCTATTCACTGTGCCCTGGGTTTCCAGATGAAGCGTGAGCTCCCAGCCACTAATTCTAAAGGGACGAAGTCTGGGTCCCCTGTTAGCCCTCACAGGCTGGTCACGGATAACACTGAGCACATAGTTCCAATCTTCTGCAGTGATGTCATTCTGGAAGTCACGTGACAAacttccggggggggggggcagagggacccACCCCATCAGTGTGCTCTTGTGAGGTGACCTCCGTGTCCTTCCTCAAGGTCCTCACATTTTACTTCCCACAGAGAAGGCCCTAAACACTGTCGCTAGGCTTTCAATGGCAAATTCAGTAGGttatggaataaaaaataaattataaaaaattaaactatgaccattctttgtttccttctctattttatttttaaagatcttatttatttatttgacagagatcacaagtaagcagagaggcaggcagttgggggttggggggggcaggctccccgctgagcagagagcccgattaggggctcaatcccaggaccctggggtcatgacctgagccaaaggcagaggcttaacccactgagccacccaggcggccctccttctctattttaaaatagcattaaaacAGCTAGAACTAAGTCCCTTCAATATAGCATTAGCTTTCCTCATTGGCAAATAGCCTGACAGCCCTTTTGCTAgcctttatattatttaaaaaaataactttttttattattattaaaaaaacttttgatATCTAATTTAAAGGAACACTCAGTCAGCTCAGTATCACATCCcctaatttatttcctttatgaaaCTTATTGctaccaaaaattattttttattaattatgtatTGACCTATTTATAGTCCATTTCTCCCACTGCATTGTTAAATTCCAAGCACTAGGGACTTTGCTGGTCCTGTTTGTGGCTGTATTTTGGCACCTAGACTATTCCTAGCTCATAGTAGTTACTCAATCATTGCAGTATGTAAATATGTACTAAGTTGATTAAAGAAGTTTTGTAAAATTTCCACACAATAACACATAATGAAGTTACAGCAtacatcactttattttttaaaagattcatttatggggcacctgggtggctcagtcagttaagcagg
Coding sequences:
- the CLDN23 gene encoding claudin-23 yields the protein MRTPAVMTLGMVLAPCGLLLNLTATLAPGWRLVKGFLNQPVDVELYQGLWDMCREQSSRERQCGQPDPWGYFNSEPVRVARALMVTSLATTALGLLLASLGVRCWQEEPRFALAGLSGAVLFAAGLLSLIPVSWYNHFLADRSALPADASPVTLHVSYSLVLGYLGSCLLLLGGFSLALSFAPWCEERCRRRRKEPAGGPRRPSISTVHVDWPEPALPPAIKYYSDGQHRPRPANPGAARQPKAGFPMPRPQPGAYINQIDVLRGEDARSPRDSWGSTGFCHASLPCDSDL